In Paenibacillus sp. FSL R7-0345, a single window of DNA contains:
- a CDS encoding YuzB family protein — translation MRPIIEFCASNIGHGTGPLMNKLEQNPEYDVVEYGCLNNCGECYLRPFAMVDGEIVEADSPEELEQAIEDAIKEQEAWDSLEID, via the coding sequence ATGAGGCCAATTATTGAATTTTGTGCCAGTAATATCGGGCACGGGACAGGACCGCTTATGAACAAGCTGGAACAGAATCCCGAATACGACGTTGTAGAATATGGCTGTCTGAATAACTGCGGGGAATGCTATTTAAGACCCTTCGCCATGGTTGACGGCGAGATCGTTGAAGCTGATTCCCCGGAGGAACTGGAGCAGGCCATTGAGGACGCCATCAAGGAACAGGAAGCATGGGACAGCCTCGAAATTGATTAA
- a CDS encoding NifU family protein: MSENAQSTTMYDEVLEVLDKLRPFLQRDGGDVELIDVEDGIVKLKLMGACGSCPSSTITLKAGIERALIEEVEGVEEVMQVF; this comes from the coding sequence ATGAGTGAGAATGCACAAAGCACCACCATGTATGATGAGGTTCTGGAAGTACTCGATAAACTTCGTCCGTTCCTGCAGCGCGATGGCGGCGACGTGGAATTGATCGACGTTGAAGACGGCATCGTCAAGCTGAAGCTTATGGGTGCCTGCGGCAGCTGCCCGAGCTCCACGATCACGCTGAAAGCCGGGATCGAACGCGCCCTGATTGAAGAAGTAGAAGGCGTGGAAGAAGTTATGCAAGTATTCTAA